The DNA region CATCCTTCATCCTTTAACGCCATGTCTTCTCCCCTCTGGCCCTATGTGACTCCTGGCATTCCTGACGATCTGTTCGAGCGACTGCCAGGGATTCCGATGAGCCAACGGGAGGTGCGGTTGTTGCTGGTGTCGCATCTGCGTCTCAAAGCCGATTCGGTATTATGGGATGTTGGGGCGGGCACAGGTACGATTCCGGTAGAGGCAGGGCTGCTCTGTCCCCAAGGGCATATTGTGGCGATCGAGCGAGATGAAGATGTTGTCAGTTTGATTCGACGAAACTGCGATCGCTTCGGGGTCAACAATGTGGAAATTATCGAAGGGAGTGCGCCTGAGTGCCTCAAAACTATCCAACGTCAGCCCAATCGCGTTTGCCTTGAAGGAGGCCGCTCGGTCAAAGCGATCCTCAAAGCTGTGTGGTCTCATCTGGCGTTGCAGGGGCGGATTGTGGTGACGGCTTCCAGTTTGGAAGGGTTGTATGCAGCTTCTGAAAGCTTTTCGGAATTGCAGGTTCGCAATATCGAAGTGGTGCAATCGGCAATGAACCGCTTAGAAAAGCGAGGGATGAATCAAACCTTTGCCTCAGTTGACCCAATTTTTGTCCTTAGCGGTGAGAAGCTAGAGTGAGCTTGAACTTTCGCCGAATTGCTTAAAGTGTGCCAAAGTAATTCTTAACCTTCAGCTAACCTTATGATTCGGCTCAAGCCTAGACTGAGGCCAGATTGGAGTGTATCCATCAATTCCTCAGTGCCCTGACAAAAGTTCCATACTGGAGGAATTGAGGGGTGAACAATTCATGTAAGACATCGATCCTATGCCTTGGTCTCGGATTTTTAGTGGAATTATTGCGATCGCCCTGGCCCTAGCCCTGACTGTAGTAGGGGGCTGGTACTTCACCCTGGCTTTCGGTGTGATCATTTATCTAGGTCAACTAGAATACTTTCAGCTAGTTCGCGCCAAAGGGATTGCTCCTGCGGCTAAGACAACCCTGGTAGTCAGCCAAGCCTTGTTGGTGCTCTCCACAATGGCTCCCGATTTAGCAGAAGCTGTGTTTCCAGTGGCGGGTACGTTTATTTGTTTCTATCTGCTGTTTCAGCCTAAATTTGCCACGATCGCCGATATTTCCGCCTCGATTATGGGCTTGTTCTATGGCGGTTATTTACCGAGTTACTGGGTAAGGTTGCGATCGCTAGGCACCGTCGAGCACAGCAACCTGCCACTCTGGGGCTACTGGCCCGATAACTGGACTAGTTTGCAAGCACTACCCCAAGGCTTAGTGGTCACTCTCCTGGCATTTTGCTGCATCTGGGCCGCTGACATTGGCGCTTACACCTTCGGGAAATTCTTTGGCCGCACTCGCCTCTCAGACATCAGTCCCAAGAAAACTGTAGAAGGTGCCGCTTTTGGGGTGTTTGGTAGCATTGCTGTCGCTATGACTGGCTCCTGGTGGCTAGATTGGTCCGGGTGGCCCCTAACAGGTTTCGCCTTAGGCTTGCTGATCGGGATTGCCAGCTTGTTAGGCGACCTCACCGAATCAATGATGAAGCGAGATGCTGGCGTCAAAGATTCCGGGCAGCTAATTCCTGGACATGGCGGTATTCTCGATCGCGCTGACAGTTATGTGTTTACCGCACCACTGGTCTACTATTTTGTGACTTTGTTGTTGCCGCTTTTGCCCCAGACTTGAAAAAAGAATAATGCTTTGCATTATTCTTTTTTGCTTGCTATGCTGGCGTCACCATAATGCGACCGCGACAAATTAGGGTGCTGTTTTCTAGGGATAACTCTTCGAGATCAACTTCTGACCCTAGATCCACTTCAAAGCCGTCTAGATCGCCTAAAGGTAAACCTCGCTTGGCTTGTAGATGAGTGAGCCATTGGGGGCGATCGAGCTGTAAGGTATGGCCGTTTTTTAGCTGCAACCCAGTGCGAATCACGATCGGAGTCACGGCTCCGCTGACGGCTATTAGACTGGCACTCAAGGTCAGTTGGCCCGCAGCGATAATAATTTGGGAGTTTTGCAAGTTGATGGCTTGGTGACCAGGGAGCGGTGCATCTAAAACGGCTTGGATTTCTGATTTCAGCAGAGTTGCTAGGAATTCGGCTAAAGCGGTTGCAAGTAAGGGGGCTGACAGCGAAGCATTCAGATCAGCTTCTTCTAGCACTAAGCTGCCTGTAACGGGGATCGGTTCTAGCAAATTCAGTGGTTTACCCCGCAGAACTTGGCCCAGGTTAATCCGAATATTTTCTCCCACCAGTTGCAAGTGGCTGAGATGCAGCCCTTGGTAGATCGCTTTGTGTGCCGTGATCCCCACTCTTTGAATCTGTCCCGTTAGGATGCGGCGATCGCCCCCTTCAATTTTGACTTGCAATTCTTCAACTTGCTCCACCTGCGATCGCAACCATAGCCGTACTGCGGGCGACAACACCTTACTGATCAGTTGGCTTTGTTTTGCTGCGGTCATGTCGGCTTCTGTGCTTTCAGGGAATGGTGGCTGGGCGGGATCAGGAGATGGAGAAGCAACCTTAGGAGAACTGGAACTAGAATCCATTGCTTTAGAACTGGGGAAAGGGACAGAAAACACCACTAAGCCGTTGTAACGGTCTGCTCAGACTACAACCTAAGGCTAAAAAGCTGTTCGATAGAACGAGGTGGGGAGCTGCGATCAATGACGTTGGCAGCAGACCAAAAGGTTGCAAAGTCACTCTTGCATCGTGCAATCTCTACTGCCCAAAAGCTTACAGGAAGGTGGCGAAATTCCCACTATAAGCCTGGGAGCTAAATTGTCATGGTTTCTTAATTTTTGCTGAGCCTGCTACGGTTGCGATCGCTAAAGGCGATGGATACTTGATCCCCAGCTGTTTATTTATGTCATGAATTCATGACATATGATCCCCGATCGCCTTGTAAATGCGTAGAAATGCTCAAAATCACCGTTTTTACCCCTTGACCCTAACAAAGCTTTTTTGCAACATATGAGTAACCCAACGATCCCGGCGATCCCAAATTAATTCTGATTTGCTGATTACTCTCTCAAGCCCACAAGGATTGCAGAAGTAAAACGGGGATCAGTTTATAGATACTTCCTCGCGATCGCGGATCAATAGCTGGGTGGCTCAGGAATTCGCACAAGGTATTGAGAGGCTTTTAACTCATAATCTGCTTTCGAGCGTAGTCTTTTAAGCCGTTGGCTAGAGCACTACCTCACTCGGTTAGTCAGAGTTTGAAATCAAGGGGGACTACAGGTCGAAAGGCAACGATTGTGCAGATTCCACGAGCAGGCATGCATCACTCGTTCATGCGTCAGTTTATTTAGTGATCTACTTGCCGTCGAAACTATTTGGAGACCATAACCCATGGCTAAGGAACGTCCACCTTTAGAAGAGATGACCCTGCGGCAGCTGCGTAAAGTGGCTAGCGAATGCAACATTTCTCGCTACAGTCGCATGCGCAAAGATCAACTGCTAGCAGCGATTCAAGAAGTACAACGTACCAAGTTTTCTCTCAGTCCATCTCGCACGTTGGAGGCACAAGAAGAAGTGGAAGCAGCAAAGTTTGACGTAGGTCAAGAGGACCGTACAGGAGGTTCACTGGCTGCCGTTGACGAAGGATTGGCAGATCTCCCTGAAGGGTATGGAGAGAGCCGCGTTGTGCTGATGCCTCGCGATCCCCAATGGGCTTACACCTACTGGGATATCCCCAATGAGCATAAGGAAGACTTGCGCCGTCAAGGTGGTCAACAGCTAGCTCTGCGTCTCTATGATGTGACAGACATCAGCTTGGAATACCAAAGCCCTCACAGCATTCAAGAGTATCCTAGCGATGAGTTGGCGCGGGAGTGGTATTTGCCGATTCCCGTGAGCGATCGCGACTATGTAGTAGACATTGGTTATCGCTGTGCGGATGGTCGCTGGTTGGTGCTAGCTCGTTCTGCCCCAGTACGGGTGCCCCCAGTTTATCCCTCCGACTGGATTGAAGATCAATTCATCACCCTAGCTTGGGAAGAAGATCTGCGCGATAAGACCTTCCTAGAGCTGATTCCCCCTGCTAAGCGGGCTGCTGCGGCTACAACTGGTTACGGTGCAGGTGCCCCTATCGATGCTGCTGGCAACCCCATCTACGATGCTATCTTCGGCATGGCGCAAACGACAGAGGCTCAGCGGGTCGCGGGTTCGCTCTACGGCTCGATGCAGCAAGTGCCTGTACATGAGCAAGCAGTTAGCTCTTATGTCTTCCCGTCTGGTGTGGGTATGTGGGCGCTTCCTACGGCTTCTGGCCTGAATATGTCTGGTGTGGGCATGTCTGGAGCTGGTTTTGCTTCCGCCCCTCCAATTCGGCCTCGCCAGTTCTGGTTGGTGGCGGATGCAGAACTCATCGTCTACGGTGCCACTGAACCCGATGCCACAGTAACGATCGGCGGTCGCCCCATCAAGCTCAACCCCGATGGCACGTTCCGCTTCCAGATGTCGTTCCAAGATGGCTTGATCGACTACCCCATCATGGCGGTAGCGTCAGATGGCGAACAAACGCGATCGGTTCACATGAAGCTCACTCGCGAAACCCCATCTCGCAATACCAACACCAAGGAAGAAGCCGTTCCCGAATGGCTGTCTTAATTCCCTAAAGTTGCACAACTAGAAAACAAAACCCCTGGTCACGCGATCGGGGGTTTTCTCTTTAGCGCTACAGTTTAATCTCTAGGTATTTCCATAGATTAGCAATTTTCACTCACTCAATCATTCACTGAAGAATCTTAGGCTAATCCACAAATATTAAAGCACTAAAAAATATCGAATCTTTGAACCTAAACAATTAAAACGAAGATAATACGTGGAAATCACTAAAAGCGTTGGTAAGCAGACAATTTTGTTCTATAAATAGTGAGTTTTTATGAATAATCTGATAACTCGTTTCCAAACTCTTATAGATTTTCGCAGAAAAATTGGACAGCCTGTTGAGCAATATTTCTTACCTGGTTTAAGCCGTCAGTATCTTCAGGAAAAGATTTCGCAATATCCATTCTATTTTCCAGAAGAGTTTATGGAGTTATACACGTGGCGTAACGGAACTAAAGATGAAGACTTTTTAATGTTCAGAGATATGGCTTGGTTAAGCCTTGAGAACTCGATTGCTCAGTATGAGTTAATGATGGAAGTGTTTTGGAGTGAAGGCGATAACGAAGAAATTGGATTGGAGCCTGAAAAGATGTTCCCATTCGCTGCATTCACTGGTTTTAACTTGTACTTGAGCTATCCAGGACAGAGGATGTGCCCAAACATAGAGCTTCCCATCATTTGTACAGGAAAAGGTGCTCTCGACCCTTACTATGACTCATTCACATCTATGTTAGATACGGTTGAGGAGTGGTTCAAAGTTGGTAAACACAATGAGCACTCATGCGACGTTGAAGAGAGTCTTGAGCGCGAAATTTGGCGCAAACATAACCCAGAGGTTTTTAGAATTATAGGTTTTTAGATGCAAATACGATCGCTCGCTATGGAATTGTAGAAGGCGATCGCAGGAGTTTTTGATAGATTGTCCCAGGTGCGATCGCTGAGTTGTAGAGGGCGATGGCCTGAATAGTTGTGTTGTGGCGCGCAGCTTGAGGGAAGCGAAGAGTTACCAAAATACTTGTAAAATGATTGCCAAAAGGAAAATATGCAATACGTCCTCATTATTCACGAAGTTGAAGATTACGCCGCATGGAAAACAGTTTTCGATAATGCAGCACAAATCCGGAAAGAAGCTGGAGAACTTAGTTATCAATTACTCAGGTTTGAAAACAACGAAAACAACATTGTGCATTTTTCACACTGGAATTCACTGCAAAATGCAAAGAACTTCTTCGAGTCCGAGCGATTGGTAGAAATCCGCAAGCAAGCTGGGGTCAAAGCGCCCACATTTGTCTATTTAGACGAGATTGAAAATGGCATTTTATGATGACATATAAAATGGAGTGTTTGCTTCATCATTTTCAGCATATGTTTAGCATCGCGCTTTGCTTCTCGCATTCAACACGGGATACTTAATAACCTCGGCACAAAAAAGCGCTGCAAGTCTTCGGTGGGGACTTAACCGGAAATCAATTGATGAGATGAGATCGCTGGATTGTAGAGAGTGAGAGCAGTAGTTTTTTATGATTTGCCAGCGTGCGATCGCTAAGTTGTAGAGAGCGATCACTGCTCCTGGGAGTAGAGCTGCTTTAGTACAACTCTAAAGAGTGTAAATCAGGGTTGTCTAAAAGCTCTTGGATGGCTTCTGTTCCAGAACGAATTAGACCTTCGACTTCAATAGTTGGTGCATTGCCACAGCGTAGCCATACCACCTTAGGTGGTGCGCCATATAAACGGCTTCTTTCCGCGAAATCTGCATCCTGAGTGACAATACAAAAATCATTTGCTTTGGCAAATTCCCATACTTCAGTATCAGTCTTTTCTGCTAAATCATGAAATTGAACATGACTGGAATCAGGAAAAATACTGGCTAACCGAGCGACTAACTTACGACTTAAATTTTGGTCAAACAGTAGCTTCAAGCAGCACCTACAGAAGCCACTAAACGATGCTCACGATCAGCCGCAAATTCTAGACAGGCTCGAATATCTGCTTCTGTGAGTTCAGGAAAGTCCTCTAGAATCTCAGCATGAGACATTCCAGCCGCTAACCATCCCAGAACATCGTACACAGTAATTCTCATACGTCGAATACAGGGCTTGCCACCTCGCTTATCTGGCTCGATCGTAATGATATCGCGATAGCTCATGGTGGTTGTGAACCCCATAGTAAAAGTGGCTCCTTAAGTCTAGAGCAGCTTCACTTAGCGCTGCAATGACGCTAGTTGAGGTTAGCTGTTGATTTTTTGAAGAGAATTATAATTAAGGGCGATCGCTAGGTGATTGATAGCGATACATTCAGAATGCTCACACTTTATTCATGCAACATGCGATCGCAACTTTTAGATCATGCTTTACAGCCCACCTTAGACTACACACAGGCAACTTCACCATTGGGCATGACTCCAGCGACTTATCGGCGTGGTGGTAAAGGCGCACAAATCCGCTTCAGTATTGTTCCTTGCTCGCTAGGCTTCTTGTTAGTAGCGGCGACTCCAACAGGTCTTTGTTCCGTTACATTAGGCGATGCAACAGTAACGCTCGAAGCCGCCTTGCGTCAGGAGTTTCCAGCAGGTGAGATGCAACTCGATGATTCACACCTGCAAACTTGGACTGAATCGCTTTTGGGATTCTTGGCAGGGCAGGAGCCTCAGTTAGACTTACCCTTGGATGTACCAGGGACGGCGTTTCAGTGGCGCGTTTGGCAAATCTTGCGCTCTATCGAATATGGTGACACCCGCTCCTACTCACAGGTGGCTGCAATGATGGGACAGCCGCAAGCGGTACGGGCAGTAGCGCGGGCTTGTGCGACTAACCCAGTCGCTTTGGTGGTGCCTTGCCATCGAGTGCTGCGGAGTGATGGTTCGTTGGGTGGGTTTCGTTGGGGCTTGGCACGTAAACGAGATTTGCTGGCCCAAGAACGTAAACCTCTATAGCATCCCATTACCATCCTCAATCCCAAGCTGCGTCACGAGAGCCTGTGACCGACGGGATTTTCTCAGGCTCACTATAATAGGGGCGATCGCACTCAAGGCTACGAATAGCCAATACAGCTTTGAAAAGCCAATATCTTCAGACCTGGCAATCACTCGTGCTAGGGGTGATCGCTTCCGTTTTAGTCTTAGTGGGTTTCAATTCTTTTATTGTGATCAATCCTGGTGAAGCAGGGGTACTCAGCATCTTGGGTAAGGCCAGAGATGGCGTCCTCGCAGAAGGGTTGCACTTTAAGCCGCCGCTCGTTTCTCAGGTGGCAATCTACGATTTGACCGTGCAGAAATTTGAAGTGCCAGCCCAAAGCTCCACGCGCGATCTGCAAGACTTGTCGGCACGCTTTGCCATCAACTTCCGCATTGATCCGGCTGAAGTAGTCGAGATTCGGCGGAAGCAAGGCACCTTAGCCAACATTGTCTCCAAAATCATTGCCCCCCAAACGCAAGAATCTTTCAAAATTGCAGCAGCGAGAAGAACCGTCGAAGAAGCTATTACCAAACGCAACGACCTCAAAGAAGACTTTGATGCAGCGCTGAGCCAGCGTTTGGAAAAGTATGGCATCGTGGTTATCGATACGAGCGTGGTAGATCTCACTTTCTCGCCAGAGTTTGCTAGAGCCGTAGAAGAAAAGCAAATCGCAGAACAACGGGCACAGAGAGCTGTGTATGTGGCGCAAGAAGCAGAACAGGAAGCCCAAGCAGACATCAACCGAGCACGAGGCCGAGCCGAAGCTCAACGACTGCTAGCCGAAACCCTGAAAGCGGAAGGAGGTCAACTCGTCCTGCAAAAAGAAGCGATCGAGGCTTGGCGACAGGGTGGGTCTCAAATGCCTGAAGTATTAGTCATGGGAGATCAAGGCAATAGTGTCCCCTTCTTGTTCAATTTGGGGAATCTAAAGCAAGCACCCAAACTTAGAGCAGAAGGAACTTAGCCAAAAATTGCTTGTAACGTGTCCGTCAGTTCCTCGCGGGTGTAGGGCTGATTGAGAACTGCTTTAATATTGCCGCCCAGCTCAGCACTCACTGGATCGGTGAGGGACTGGTTAGTCGTGACAACAACCCCAACTTGCGGGTTGATTTTGTGCAACGCCTGAATCACTGTGGGTGCATCAAGTTCTGGAACTGCCATATCCAAAATCACCAGGCAAATCTCTGACCAGTGATGAGCGTAAAGCGCGATCGCCTCAATGCCATCACTGGCGGTCAAAACTTGATAGCCACAGCCTTCTAACGTTGTTTGAGCCAGCTCACGGGCAGGCTGGTTGCCATCGATCACCAGAATTAAGCTGCCCTCAGCCGTCGATCCGGGCTGGTGGCTGCTAGGAATAGAACGGGGAATTGCAGGTAGATACACCTTGAGTTGGGTGCCCTTACCTACGACACTAAACACATCAACGTCTCCCTCGTGACCTTTGATAATGCCTACAGCCCGTGACAACCCTAAGCCTGTCCCTTGCCCAAAAGCTTTGGTGGTAAAGAAAGGTTCAAAAATGCGGTTGAGATTTTCGGCGGGGACACCAAAACCTGTGTCAGAAACGGTGATCAGGATATAGGAACCCATTTCAGCGATCGCATGAGCCCGCAGATTACTCGCATCAATCCAAAGATTTTCGGCAGAAATCCGCAGAATACCGCCGTTGGGCATGGCATCGCGCGCATTGTCACAGAGATGCATCAGGGCTTGATGCAGTTGGTTCGCATCTCCCGATATCGTCCACAAGTCTGGAGCGCTGAGCGAAGTGCGAACGAGGATGTTCTGAGGAAATCGCTGTTTCAGGGTTTGCTCAACGCCCAAGATGAGTTGATTGACATCTATGGTTTGCTTTTCGCCTTCAATGCCTCGGACAAAATCTAGTACCTGTTTCAGCAGACTAGCACTGCGTTGCGCGTTTCTTTCTAGCATCCCTAACAGTTGCTGGCTTTGCTCGTCTTGGAGCTTTTGGGAGAGCAAAGGAATCGCCATCAGGATGGGTGAGAGTGCGTTGTTGAGGTCATGCGCCAATCCACTTGCTACGGTGCTAATGCCTTCTAGTCGCTGAGTTCGTAAGCGCTGATTCTCGGCTTGTTTTCTTTGGGTGATGTCGGTGTTGACGATCAAGATCGATTTAGGGACATTGCTTTGTCGAATTAAAGACCAGCGGCTCTCTACCGTTACTTGTCTGCCGTCTTTCGTGCGTTGTTGAAGTTCGCCTTGCCACTCACCCTGTTCGTTTACAGATCTTTGAGCGGCTTGCAGAGTTGGACACAGCTCGTCAAACAGCAATTCATCTAGGTAGCGCCCGATCGCTTCATGAGCGGCCCACCCAAACAAGCGAGCTGCACCGCTATTCCAAAATAGGATGCGGTTTTCTAAATCCAAAACCAGAATGGCATCTTGAGAATGGTTAAAGAGCAGGGCTTGCTCGCGGATTTGCTCCTCTGTTTGCTCTCGCTCGGTGATGTCTGCTTGTAAGCCCACAAAATATAGTAGCTCCCCGCTCTTGGAGCAAACTGGAGAAATCCTCAGTTGATTCCAAAAGGACTGACCATCTTTGCGGTAGTTCAGGATCGTGGTCTGAATTTCTCGCCGTTGAGCGATCGCCTCCCGAATCTGGGTCACAGCCTTAGGATCAGTGGCAGCACCTTGCAAAAACCGACAGTTACGCGCCAAAACCTCTGCGACTGAGTAACCTGTGATTCGAGAAAAGGCAGGGTTGGCGTAAATAATCGGATTGTTATCCTGGTTCGGATCGCTCAACAAGATGCCATCGGAGGCGGAGTTGATTGCTTGGGCAAAGTTGAGGTTAGCGATCGCCGCAGCTTCTCCACCCTCATTTGTGATTTGGATCTCCGGTGTGCGAGGCCATCCTAGCGACTCTTGCTGCGATCGTTGCCAATAAGTATTAAAGAAGTTAACTAGTCGAGGCTCGTGCTCTACTAAATCACTGAAATTGTTTTGAAACCGCTGATCCGCTTCATAAGATACTTCAGGATGTGCTTTCATCCATTCATGCGAGGTTTTGACATAAGCAATGAAGGTGACGAGATAGTGGTAGTTCTCATCACCCAAAAGCTGGCGCAATTCCTGTCGGCAGACTTCAGCTTGGTCTGTCTGTAGGGCAATAAAGATAGCACAGCACAGCAAACTCTCATCTAGAGCTGCGTTTAGCTGGGATAGTATTCGGACAACATCTGCTTCAGCACTCAGCCGATCTAGATGGATATTAATCTCTTGAGAATTTGGTGGAGCGAGTTCTAGAAAAGCCAGAATCTCTTGCGCTTGCATACCCAATTGATAAAGCGAGCAACTGTGGCAAATAAGGCAATAAGGAACCGGGCAGAAGCGGGAAAGATAACCTGAAAGTTTTTCTTTAAATAAAGGCGGTAAAGGATTTTCGATGTAGGCTGCAATAGTTTGCTGCCAAAGGTTCTCTAGAATTGCTGGAGTGGCTAATGCAGGCGAGAAAAAAGGTGGAAAAAATCCAAATTTCTCCTCGATTTCTGTGGAAATTTCTGTACTAGTACGCATGAATTAGATGGTATCTAATAAAACAGGTATTAAAAGTAACCAAACGAATATTTTAGATAGATTTAACTATTTAGCCTACGATTCAGGCCAGTCCTGACCAGAATAACGAATCCCTCAACGATTTGTATCAACAAATGGTACGGAGAAAAGGAGTTTTTGTTTACCTAACGGCCTAACTTTTGCCGCATTTTCTGCCGCACTTGGATCGCGTCTGGATAATCTGGCTTAATTTGAATTGCTTTGTCGATGGATGTTACAGCTTCATCGAATTGCTGTAGGCTCCACAGGGCAACACCGCGATTATTCCAAGCTTCGGCCAAGTCAGGTTTTAAGGCAGTCGCTTTGTCATAGGCAGCTACCGCTTCAGCGGGACGATCGAGGAGCAGTAGCGATGATCCTTTGTTACTCCAAACTTCCGCAAAATTAGGCTTTAGGGCGATCGCTTGGTCATACAGGGCGATCGCTTCCGAGTGGCGCTTGAGTTGGTCTAGCGCATAGCCTTTACTCCACAACGCTTCTGGATATTTAGGGTTACTCGCCAAGGCTTGATCGCAAGCAGTAATCGCTTCTCCAGGACGCTGCAATTGATTCAAGTTGTAGCAGCGGCCCCATTGAGCCGTGGCATTGGCGGGTGATTGGGCGATCGCTTGGTCATACAGAGCTAAAGCTTTCTCTGGCTGATTAGCGGTACGTAAACCATCGGCTTGAGCCAAGAGCGGCGCAATGGGAGGCTGGGCAGGGGTGGAGCTGGGGCTAGGGTTGGGGTTAGGGACAGCGGGGGTGGGTATAGGCGCAGTCGCTGAAGCAGGAGAGGCGCTTGGGGCAGGAGCAGGAGTGGCAGCAGGAGAGGAGGTCGTAGGTTGGGCAGTTGTAGCTGGAGTAGAAGCGGTAGTGGTTGGAGTAGAAGTGGTTGGAGTAGAAGTGGTTTGAGGCGCAGGTTTAGGCGTGAATAAAGCTTTGGCAAGCAGGAAGGTCGCTGCGATCGCCACTAAAGCGGCCACAATTACCGCTGGCTTTACGCCTTGAAGTCGGGTGGCACTGGGTAAAACAGCCGTGGGGATAGAACTTCTGACTGGGGGAGAGGGTTGCGTTTCTGGCAAGGTAGCAGGTGAAACCCCTACAGCCAAAGTGGGAGCTGTGACGGTGTTAGCAGGAGGGGTTGGTTCTGGAAGGGCAACTGTATCTACATCTGTTGTGTCTCCTGGGGTGTCTTCTGTATCGGGAGCGATGGGGTTAGGGCAGGGGGCAGAGACAGCGATCGCGGCTAATAATTCAGCGGGTAAAGCTTGTAACGCGGCCAAGGCATCCCCAGCGGTGGTGTAGCGGGCGCGGAAGTCGTAACGCACCATGCGATCGAGGAAATCTGCTAATTCAGGCGTCGCCTGAGCAGCACGTTGGTTGCCTTGCGACCTGCCTAGGGCATCGCGCCATTGAATTTCTCCCGTTTTAACGTCCTCGTTGAGGTGTCGGGGGTGAACGCCTGTGAGCGCTTGAATGCCGATCATCCCGACGGCATAAAGATCACTGCTGAAGCGAGGATTGCCACCCAATTGCTCATTGGGCATGTAACCCTGAGTGCCAATCGAA from Trichocoleus desertorum ATA4-8-CV12 includes:
- the cbiT gene encoding precorrin-6Y C5,15-methyltransferase subunit CbiT, which gives rise to MSSPLWPYVTPGIPDDLFERLPGIPMSQREVRLLLVSHLRLKADSVLWDVGAGTGTIPVEAGLLCPQGHIVAIERDEDVVSLIRRNCDRFGVNNVEIIEGSAPECLKTIQRQPNRVCLEGGRSVKAILKAVWSHLALQGRIVVTASSLEGLYAASESFSELQVRNIEVVQSAMNRLEKRGMNQTFASVDPIFVLSGEKLE
- a CDS encoding phosphatidate cytidylyltransferase, giving the protein MPWSRIFSGIIAIALALALTVVGGWYFTLAFGVIIYLGQLEYFQLVRAKGIAPAAKTTLVVSQALLVLSTMAPDLAEAVFPVAGTFICFYLLFQPKFATIADISASIMGLFYGGYLPSYWVRLRSLGTVEHSNLPLWGYWPDNWTSLQALPQGLVVTLLAFCCIWAADIGAYTFGKFFGRTRLSDISPKKTVEGAAFGVFGSIAVAMTGSWWLDWSGWPLTGFALGLLIGIASLLGDLTESMMKRDAGVKDSGQLIPGHGGILDRADSYVFTAPLVYYFVTLLLPLLPQT
- a CDS encoding DUF2993 domain-containing protein, translating into MTAAKQSQLISKVLSPAVRLWLRSQVEQVEELQVKIEGGDRRILTGQIQRVGITAHKAIYQGLHLSHLQLVGENIRINLGQVLRGKPLNLLEPIPVTGSLVLEEADLNASLSAPLLATALAEFLATLLKSEIQAVLDAPLPGHQAINLQNSQIIIAAGQLTLSASLIAVSGAVTPIVIRTGLQLKNGHTLQLDRPQWLTHLQAKRGLPLGDLDGFEVDLGSEVDLEELSLENSTLICRGRIMVTPA
- a CDS encoding DUF4912 domain-containing protein, with the translated sequence MAKERPPLEEMTLRQLRKVASECNISRYSRMRKDQLLAAIQEVQRTKFSLSPSRTLEAQEEVEAAKFDVGQEDRTGGSLAAVDEGLADLPEGYGESRVVLMPRDPQWAYTYWDIPNEHKEDLRRQGGQQLALRLYDVTDISLEYQSPHSIQEYPSDELAREWYLPIPVSDRDYVVDIGYRCADGRWLVLARSAPVRVPPVYPSDWIEDQFITLAWEEDLRDKTFLELIPPAKRAAAATTGYGAGAPIDAAGNPIYDAIFGMAQTTEAQRVAGSLYGSMQQVPVHEQAVSSYVFPSGVGMWALPTASGLNMSGVGMSGAGFASAPPIRPRQFWLVADAELIVYGATEPDATVTIGGRPIKLNPDGTFRFQMSFQDGLIDYPIMAVASDGEQTRSVHMKLTRETPSRNTNTKEEAVPEWLS
- a CDS encoding SMI1/KNR4 family protein: MNNLITRFQTLIDFRRKIGQPVEQYFLPGLSRQYLQEKISQYPFYFPEEFMELYTWRNGTKDEDFLMFRDMAWLSLENSIAQYELMMEVFWSEGDNEEIGLEPEKMFPFAAFTGFNLYLSYPGQRMCPNIELPIICTGKGALDPYYDSFTSMLDTVEEWFKVGKHNEHSCDVEESLEREIWRKHNPEVFRIIGF
- a CDS encoding antibiotic biosynthesis monooxygenase; amino-acid sequence: MQYVLIIHEVEDYAAWKTVFDNAAQIRKEAGELSYQLLRFENNENNIVHFSHWNSLQNAKNFFESERLVEIRKQAGVKAPTFVYLDEIENGIL
- a CDS encoding DUF5615 family PIN-like protein, producing MKLLFDQNLSRKLVARLASIFPDSSHVQFHDLAEKTDTEVWEFAKANDFCIVTQDADFAERSRLYGAPPKVVWLRCGNAPTIEVEGLIRSGTEAIQELLDNPDLHSLELY
- a CDS encoding DUF433 domain-containing protein, whose product is MSYRDIITIEPDKRGGKPCIRRMRITVYDVLGWLAAGMSHAEILEDFPELTEADIRACLEFAADREHRLVASVGAA
- a CDS encoding methylated-DNA--[protein]-cysteine S-methyltransferase; the encoded protein is MRSQLLDHALQPTLDYTQATSPLGMTPATYRRGGKGAQIRFSIVPCSLGFLLVAATPTGLCSVTLGDATVTLEAALRQEFPAGEMQLDDSHLQTWTESLLGFLAGQEPQLDLPLDVPGTAFQWRVWQILRSIEYGDTRSYSQVAAMMGQPQAVRAVARACATNPVALVVPCHRVLRSDGSLGGFRWGLARKRDLLAQERKPL
- a CDS encoding prohibitin family protein is translated as MKSQYLQTWQSLVLGVIASVLVLVGFNSFIVINPGEAGVLSILGKARDGVLAEGLHFKPPLVSQVAIYDLTVQKFEVPAQSSTRDLQDLSARFAINFRIDPAEVVEIRRKQGTLANIVSKIIAPQTQESFKIAAARRTVEEAITKRNDLKEDFDAALSQRLEKYGIVVIDTSVVDLTFSPEFARAVEEKQIAEQRAQRAVYVAQEAEQEAQADINRARGRAEAQRLLAETLKAEGGQLVLQKEAIEAWRQGGSQMPEVLVMGDQGNSVPFLFNLGNLKQAPKLRAEGT